DNA sequence from the Antedon mediterranea chromosome 7, ecAntMedi1.1, whole genome shotgun sequence genome:
AACTGTTGAGGCGAGgctataattttgttttctatttcattggttttgtaaaaacaaaattgggAAATTTTAGGGTCACGCGAACGACACCCAACAAactttttgtttattgttaatACCCAGGATATAATTGAAGGTGGTGATTGAACAACAATTGAAATAGAGAGACACGCGACAGGAGATATAACAATGATCTATTAATGAAGCCGTTCCGGTTACAATGGAGCAGCTTTACCTAAAATGTAAAGTTAGTGGTTAAGGGGGCTAGCCGTAGCAGAAGCACATACCCGTAGCAATAATGCACCAATAGTTATTGTTTCTGTAAGAATGTGTTATTATGACGGCACGCGACAGGATTACTTGAGTACAACTGGTCACTGAAtagaatatgaaatataaaaggTGGTATGAAACGAGGCACGTGACAAACATTGAATGTTATGGcacattttaatgtatttaaaaataaatttattttcaccaggtacaattaattaaaatctagTAATTCAAATAGGCGTATTTTCATACGTACCAAACAATCGTCTATCACCTATAGATTTATCATTAATTACATTCTTTgaaataatgtactgtaggcAAACCACAGAAGACAAAAAACAGTATAACCAgaaaaaagttaaattaaatttcccTTTTCCCGGGTATAACAGTGGTTTAATATATAAGCCTATTAATTTATGTAAAGTTTTTGTCTAAAAGACCAGCACTTCAACTCAGTAAGTGTTAAGTATGATGTCATGTTTGTGAATGCTCAATTGCATATATTCATTATGAAATTAATAGGCCCTACACAAATTGTAAGCACAAAAAGAAAGACATATGCCTAACATGCAGTAGGGTCACAGAAAGAAAATGATTCTTTACGACAATTACACCCAACCGTGAGAGGTCCCtgatgtattttaaaaacatttttttaaatatgaattgAAACGAATGCAACAGATTTGATCATTGTTGTTTGGTAGatattatgaaaaaaatgtttattattgatacattttttcCCAATAATATTAGCTCTTTAGaattaatatttctttatattattaatgtttgttataaattaaataaaattatacagtaaataataaattaattatcacatatgttcaaaataatattacatttcGTTTCTATTATGTCAATGCACTATGATTTATTTTACCAGAGAAAAGTTCGATTACGTCATACCTTGGAAGAGATAAAAGCATACTTTTGAAATAtgtattaatacaaaatatttcgtttttGAACGTTAACAtttataacatatatatatatatttatttttatttatttattttaatctgtattttgagacaattgttttattttcataatcaaAAAGTTCTAAATAACATTGAATTACTTCGTTACGTCTGCGAAAATACACTTCAATGTAATCACTTGTGAATTTTATCCGATATTAACTATTGCAAAATATCGAATGATAAAAGACCACAGCAACGAATAGTGCTGCTACCACCTCGGTGTTTTAAAATACAGTTGTTGGCGTACAGACTTTTTCACATACGTCTAAAGATGTTGATAAAAGAGCGATACAATTGTAATAGTAACAGACCcctttttattaaaaaacagGGCAGTCCTATCGCAGTGACGAGCCTCTGTGTAATTTCTGTTAACCAATCACCGAATTCAAGGCTGTGATTCATGCCAATCAAATTCACAGAAGCGTAAAACTTATCTACCAGCGGACCAATCAGAAACGCGCTATTGCCCTATGCTCGGTCACAGATGCTCAGATGGTTTATTTTGCGTTGTAAATGCCAGTGTGCGCTGATAGTGGGATTTTGGCTTATTCCATAAAAGACCACAGCTTACCCGATGTCGACAAAAAGTTGGATGAATTCGTATAATTTCACCAGTGTTGTAGACGCAACGAACTTAGATAGATCTATTATTAGAACATCTGGCATAATGCAGAGTAGCGCAGGACCAGCTTTGTATCACCACCACCAAAAGCTTTCAAATGCGGACTTTTTACAACAACCCTATCATATGATGGGTCAAATATCGCACCATCCAACGGCACAGTGGGTAGGCCTTCCATCGCATAACGATTCCGGAGGATGGGGGCAAGCCATGTCCCCGGCCCTACTCACTCCAACAGACATGAAACCTATACTATCTCAGAGGGACGATCACATGCAAAACGGAGGGCCTAGGCCGGCACATCAACATCACTGGAACTCACACACGCCGACTACATCGCATATGTCACCGATGGATATGCCACCTATGATTACAAGTAATACGTTATCGCATCTGCATCATCCCTATGGACATATGAACGGGATGCTGAGCCCGAGTCAACAACTTGCACAGTGCAATTCGCCTCCAAATAGTGACCAACATGAACCAATCGAAGAGGAGGCACCCACATCAGACGATCTCGAACAATTtgctaaaatgtttaaacaacGACGTATTAAGCTTGGATTCACACAGGCAGATGTTGGGCTTGCTCTTGGAACTTTGTATGGTAATGTTTTTAGTCAAACAACTATTTGTAGATTTGAAGCCCTACAGTTAAGTTTTAAGAACATGTGCAAACTGAAGCCACTGCTTGCAAAGTGGTTAGAAGAAGCTGATTCGACGACGGGATGCCCCACTGCAATGGACAAAATCGCTGCACAAGGACGAAAACGAAAAAAGCGAACCAGTATTGAAGTCACCATAAAAGGAGCCCTAGAGAACACTTTTCTTAAACAACCTAAGCCATCGGCGCAAGAGATTTCATCATTAGCAGAAGGTTTAGGGCTTGAAAAGGAAGTTGTACGAGTTTGGTTTTGTAATCGACgacaaaaagagaaaagaatGACACCATTGTTGATGCCACATGTAGAACAATCTGATATGTTGGAGcattcaccaccaccaccattaCAACATGGTATGCCAGTATCATCCGGAATCACACAACTACACACGAATACAAGTCCGTGTTCTGTAGCCGTCCGTACTAACTTATCACCAAGTGTACATATGCACCACCAGTCACCGCTACCGATGACGCTACCCCCTACACCACCCCACCCGTCGATGCCACACTAGGTAAGCCTAACTACACCAACCAACTAGAGACTTTTTAATTCATCTCAGGACAAGAAATGATTTGTCAtcgttttaaaaaacaaaatcattaaacttttttttgcaTCGGGCCTAATTATAAATCGAAAGACTGTAAAAGCGAAAGGACTTGTTTTTTGTAAAAGCGACGACGGAATCGTGTGTTGTAGTGAATGAACGCATTATTGTAAGAATTGTTTGACGCCTTCTTCTTAAGCAAACACATGGTAACTACTAGACCTCTACCTATTGTGATTGTGAAGATTGACACTCATCCGATCAGGCTCTCTATTGGAGGCTTCTCTCGTCGTCGACCTTTAATGGTATGTAGATCGTGGCAATATTTTAGTTATTACATGGTTTTCACATTCCATGATTTATGTACGCAAACAATGTATTGTCTATGttctgtttaattattttttttcctaatgGGAAACAAAACTCCTAACAAAAAACTCTCTGCAATTAAtagtatattattgttattatctaATCTTTATAAGTGGTGCTACAAAGCGCTGAGTATTTTAAACTCTTTAAAGTGCTGATTATTTTGTGTGCTTTTCTGTGTGCTCACTCCCATATCtttattacaaaaacataattattttattacggGGTACGTTAAACTTTCACAATCGTCGACACAACTGGCTTAAATCCTAGGCCTTTTAAGTGTCATTGATTAGTATTTACATTACAAATTACTACGGGCTCTTACTGCCTTGTCCTGGCTCATGTATTTAAGTACGAGATAGCTTAGCCTATTTACGCTTTTATTTGAACGGTAAACACTTTGATGAATagaacaaatattttataaatgtcaGGGTATACTGTTATTGTTCACCATTATAAgcattcttttattttatataagtaTTATTACCAGAtgatattttgacaaaaattaagACTAAAACATTACCGTGTCAACCTTGACTATaaattgttgatatttttttgtaaattattaaaagGGTTTAGAATGTAGGGATATTATTTATgactaatttaaattttgtatctattgtatattttgtaacaaagcgattatattaatttttgaaatattttacatttaagtgTGAACTTACGGGCTGTTATCTCCGCACGTCTTTCTAATGttcaatgtatatttaatttattattgaattttaagaAACATTTTTGAAACTTATTCAAAGAAAACTTTATTGTTTATTTGGTTAATGTTTTAAgcaaataaacaaaatagttGGTATAATAtttaagaagaaaaaaaaacttttttaaaaataaattttaaaggGAATCGAACAAAATGTCTGATTTCTGTTAATATATGTTTATGCTTTACGCCTCAGTCACGTGACTTTATattgcaaaacaaaataaattattgaatagcagtaataaatttacaatttagaGAAAATGAAACAACGTGAGTTTTTTTCGTGAATTGTTTAGTATGTCTTGTCTTATTTGCTCAGCTGTAGTACGGCCAGTGTCGGCTCTATCCTACCTATTCATACGCGCACGCTCTACTCTGACTCTACTATTGTTGGGCCTGCCTTCGTAGCGGATTCTTCACAGCCGTTTCATTTCCTTTACTATGCTTACAGATACTACAAAACTGATACATCTTTGCTTTCTCATCGTGTTCCGATTTTTAATAACATGGTTTTGTCTTTTTTTGGTGTAAATTAATTGGGGTTATCCTTGTCACCATCTGCAGCTGCGAGTGACAACAGCCAGTCAAACTATTATTGAATAATTACTTCAAATCAAATATATGATTACTAATTTAAAGAATACAATACACCACCACCATTttcatgttattatttatttattgaacattttGCATAGATTCAAAGGGAAACCATGGGTCAAACGGGTCCAAAACAGAAGTGGGGAGctctttattattaatttcattggCAATTAACTTAAATTGTGTACGTCAGTATAGTCTAATTTAATAAATAGAAAATGCAGTATCAGCAATGATTGTTAAATTAGTAGCAATATTACGAGATTATTAACATGGGGTATTTGAAACACTTTGAAATGATAATTACTTGAACGCTATTCGATTCACCTCCTCGTGCCGCCATGGGACAATGCTCATAATTATATCGTTAAAGGTATTCATTTCAAATATaccaaaaacaataaattggtGAGACTTATTGACAACGAGATTTCATTTATTAAGAGACACCATCAGGGTTAAGCAACATCTTagtaattgtacagtatatcaaattTTAGTAATAATCGACAAAGAAACAAAtgcaatttaagtatttttgtCACAAACATTATGGCCCTATCCCAATTCTaattatatacggtatatattttattatttcaaaatcgCATTGTATTTTAAAgcatttcaaataaatattttgcatcTATGTGTTTTAGTATtgtattatttgaaattaaattttagacaaaatctaaaaataaaatcaatgatGTAGCTATAACGCAGTCA
Encoded proteins:
- the LOC140054782 gene encoding POU domain, class 3, transcription factor 4-like, producing the protein MSTKSWMNSYNFTSVVDATNLDRSIIRTSGIMQSSAGPALYHHHQKLSNADFLQQPYHMMGQISHHPTAQWVGLPSHNDSGGWGQAMSPALLTPTDMKPILSQRDDHMQNGGPRPAHQHHWNSHTPTTSHMSPMDMPPMITSNTLSHLHHPYGHMNGMLSPSQQLAQCNSPPNSDQHEPIEEEAPTSDDLEQFAKMFKQRRIKLGFTQADVGLALGTLYGNVFSQTTICRFEALQLSFKNMCKLKPLLAKWLEEADSTTGCPTAMDKIAAQGRKRKKRTSIEVTIKGALENTFLKQPKPSAQEISSLAEGLGLEKEVVRVWFCNRRQKEKRMTPLLMPHVEQSDMLEHSPPPPLQHGMPVSSGITQLHTNTSPCSVAVRTNLSPSVHMHHQSPLPMTLPPTPPHPSMPH